A window of Solanum stenotomum isolate F172 chromosome 3, ASM1918654v1, whole genome shotgun sequence contains these coding sequences:
- the LOC125859620 gene encoding leucine-rich repeat receptor-like protein kinase TDR has translation MRHLFPFFLTAVLFFLTRISLVFSITNLPLQLISLLTLKSSLHDHHNTFNDWDPTLAFARPGSHIWCSWSGIKCDKKTNQITSLDLSKRNLSGTIPEDIRNLVHLHHLNLSGNALEGPLQTVIFELPFLKTLDISHNLFNSTFPSGVLRLKSLTYLNAYSNDFIGPLPEEVAQIPNLEYLNFGGNYFKGVIPKSYGGLAKLKFLHLAGNLLNGPVLPELGFLKQLEHVEIGYQNFTGVVPAEFSSLSKLNYLDISLANLSGNLPVGLGNLTNLETLLLFKNHLYGTIPSSFARLTSLKSLDLSDNHLSGTIPQGFSGFKELTVLNLMNNNLTGEIPQGIGELPNLELLALWNNSLTGILPQKLGSNAKLQKLDVSSNYLSGPIPPNLCLSNSLVKLILFSNQFIGELPSSLANCTALFRFRIQNNRLNGSIPLGFGILPNLAYWDLSKNNFTGPIPEDLGNAATLAYLNISENSFNSELPESIWSSPSLQIFSASYSGLVGKIPNFKGCKAFYRIELEGNNLTGSIPWDIEHCEKLICMNFRRNSLTGIIPWEISAIPSLTEVDLSHNFLTGTIPSNFANSTTIENFNVSYNQLTGPVPSSGSIFSSLHSSSFIGNEGLCGTVIQKPCGTDGLAAGAAEIKPQPKKTAGAIVWIMAAAFGIGLFVLIAGSRCFHAKYSQRFSVEREVGPWKLTAFQRLNFSADDVLESLTMTDKILGMGSTGTVYKAEMPGGETIAVKKLWGKQKETIRKRRGVLAEVDVLGNVRHRNIVRLFGCCSNNECTMLLYEYMPNGSLDDLLHGKNKDANLVADWLTRYKIARGVAHGICYLHHDCDPVIVHRDLKPSNILLDGDLEARVADFGVAKLIQCDESMSVIAGSYGYIAPEYAYTLQVDEKSDIYSYGVVLLEILSGKRSVEPEFGDGNSIVDWVKSKIKTKNGINDVLDKNAGASCLSVREEMMLLLRVALLCTSRNPADRPSMRDVISMLQEAKPNRKLPGTGDNAIAAIPLAQKANVEC, from the exons ATGAGACACttgtttcctttctttcttactGCAGTTTTATTCTTCCTAACAAGAATTTCACTTGTTTTCTCCATTACCAATCTTCCTCTACAACTTATATCTCTTTTGACTTTAAAATCTTCTTTGCATGATCACCACAATACCTTCAATGACTGGGATCCCACCCTCGCCTTCGCTAGACCGGGTTCTCACATTTGGTGTTCCTGGTCTGGTATCAAATGTGACAAGAAAACTAACCAAATCACCTCTCTTGATCTATCGAAGCGCAATCTTTCTGGTACAATTCCAGAAGATATCAGAAACCTGGTACACCTTCATCACTTGAATTTGAGTGGAAATGCTTTGGAGGGTCCTCTTCAAACAGTCATTTTTGAATTGCCTTTTCTCAAGACACTTGATATTAGTCACAACTTGTTTAATTCAACTTTTCCCTCTGGTGTGTTAAGGCTCAAGTCTCTAACATACCTAAATGCTTATAGTAATGACTTCATAGGCCCTTTGCCTGAAGAAGTTGCTCAAATCCCAAATCTTGAGTACCTTAACTTTGGGGGAAACTATTTCAAGGGTGTGATTCCAAAAAGTTATGGTGGCTTAGCAAAACTGAAGTTTTTGCACTTGGCTGGAAATTTATTGAATGGTCCTGTTTTGCCTGAGTTGGGTTTCTTGAAACAGCTTGAACATGTAGAAATTGGTTACCAGAATTTCACTGGAGTTGTCCCTGctgaattttcttctttgtcaAAGTTGAACTATCTTGATATCTCATTAGCCAATCTTTCTGGTAATCTCCCTGTTGGACTAGGCAACTTGACAAACCTTGAAACTCTGCTTCTTTTCAAGAACCATTTGTATGGTACAATTCCATCGTCTTTTGCCAGACTGACATCCTTGAAATCATTGGATTTGTCTGACAACCATCTCTCCGGAACAATCCCCCAAGGGTTTTCAGGATTCAAGGAGCTTACagtcttgaatttgatgaaCAATAACTTAACAGGTGAAATCCCACAAGGCATTGGTGAGCTTCCTAATCTTGAATTATTGGCTCTATGGAACAACTCACTCACTGGGATTTTACCACAGAAGTTGGGTTCAAATGCAAAGCTACAAAAACTTGATGTCTCTTCAAATTATCTCTCAGGTCCCATTCCACCAAATCTTTGTCTCAGCAATAGCTTAGTGAAACTAATCCTGTTTTCAAATCAGTTTATTGGTGAGCTCCCTTCTTCCTTGGCAAATTGTACTGCATTATTCAGGTTTAGAATTCAAAACAACAGACTCAACGGGTCAATACCATTAGGCTTCGGTATTTTGCCCAATTTAGCTTACTGGGACTTGAGCAAAAACAATTTCACTGGTCCAATTCCAGAAGATTTAGGGAATGCCGCGACATTGGCGTATTTGAACATATCGGAGAATTCATTCAACAGTGAATTACCGGAGAGTATCTGGAGTTCACCATCTCTACAGATCTTTTCAGCTAGTTACAGTGGGCTTGTCGGGAAAATCCCCAATTTCAAAGGGTGTAAAGCTTTCTACAGAATCGAACTGGAAGGAAACAATCTCACAGGAAGTATTCCATGGGATATAGAACATTGTGAGAAGCTCATTTGCATGAATTTTCGACGAAATTCGCTGACGGGAATCATTCCTTGGGAAATTTCTGCAATTCCTTCCTTAACAGAGGTTGATTTGTCTCACAATTTTCTCACAGGAACAATTCCTTCGAATTTCGCCAATTCCACTACCATAGAAAACTTCAACGTATCCTACAATCAGCTCACTGGTCCAGTTCCTTCTTCAGGCTCAATTTTCTCCAGCCTACATTCCTCTTCCTTCATCGGAAACGAAGGCCTCTGTGGTACAGTCATTCAAAAGCCTTGCGGGACTGACGGACTCGCAGCCGGAGCAGCGGAAATCAAGCCACAGCCGAAAAAAACAGCTGGCGCTATTGTCTGGATCATGGCAGCAGCATTCGGTATTGGTTTATTCGTCCTCATCGCTGGTAGCCGCTGTTTCCACGCGAAATACAGCCAGCGATTTTCAGTAGAGAGAGAAGTTGGGCCATGGAAATTAACCGCATTTCAAAGGTTAAACTTCTCGGCGGATGATGTACTTGAGAGTTTGACAATGACAGATAAGATCCTGGGAATGGGTTCAACAGGGACAGTGTACAAGGCGGAAATGCCAGGCGGAGAGACCATAGCAGTAAAGAAATTATGGGGAAAACAGAAGGAAACGATCAGGAAAAGGCGAGGCGTTTTAGCTGAGGTGGATGTGTTAGGCAATGTGAGGCACAGGAACATCGTGAGGTTGTTCGGCTGTTGCAGCAACAACGAGTGCACCATGTTGCTGTATGAGTACATGCCTAATGGTAGCCTGGATGATCTGTTGCATGGTAAGAATAAGGATGCTAATTTGGTGGCTGATTGGCTTACTAGGTACAAAATTGCACGTGGGGTCGCTCATGGAATTTGTTATCTTCATCATGATTGTGATCCCGTCATTGTTCATCGTGATCTTAAGCCTAGTAATATTCTTCTGGATGGTGATCTGGAGGCTAGAGTGGCTGATTTTGGTGTTGCTAAGTTGATTCAGTGTGATGAATCTATGTCCGTGATTGCTGGATCCTATGGCTACATCGCACCTG AATATGCATACACATTGCAAGTTGATGAGAAGAGTGACATCTACAGCTACGGGGTTGTGTTACTTGAAATTTTATCAGGGAAAAGATCGGTGGAACCAGAATTTGGCGATGGAAATAGCATTGTGGATTGGGTTAAGTCGAAGATCAAGACTAAAAATGGCATAAATGATGTGTTGGATAAAAATGCTGGCGCTTCATGTCTTTCAGTTAGGGAGGAAATGATGTTGTTGCTGAGGGTGGCATTGCTGTGTACTAGTCGTAACCCGGCTGACAGGCCATCGATGAGGGATGTAATATCTATGTTGCAAGAGGCTAAGCCCAACAGGAAGTTGCCTGGAACTGGTGATAATGCAATTGCTGCTATTCCTTTGGCTCAAAAAGCTAATGTGGAGTGTTGA
- the LOC125860816 gene encoding uncharacterized protein LOC125860816 isoform X1: protein MTTVYPVPYYLNDPKNDETGINYEVNGILMVNGGGCHDFIFYITSSVKTSDGIILTEELSQSSEINLPPTISAQTYGYSILRFALTWCLCVLVKAYKYLMQSTLHFPLLLHVKRRNICSVGKLTKW from the exons ATGACAACTGTCTACCCAGTGCCATACTACTTGAATGATCCTAAGAATGATGAAACG GGCATCAATTATGAGGTCAATGGCATTTTGATGGTGAATGGAGGTGGTTGTCATGACTTCATCTTCTATATCACCTCTTCTGTTAAAACGTCTGATG GGATCATACTGACTGAAGAATTAAGTCAGTCTAGCGAGATCAATCTACCCCCCACGATCAGTGCTCAGACTTATGGATACTCTATCTTGAGGTTCGCTTTGACATGGTGCCTCTGTGTCCTGGTAAAAGC GTATAAGTATCTTATGCAATCTACTCTTCATTTCCCCTTGCTCTTGCACGTGAAACGTAGAAACATTTGTTCAGTTGGAAAACTAACAAAGTGGTAG
- the LOC125860816 gene encoding uncharacterized protein LOC125860816 isoform X2, with translation MTTVYPVPYYLNDPKNDETGINYEVNGILMVNGGGCHDFIFYITSSVKTSDGIILTEELSQSSEINLPPTISAQTYGYSILRYKYLMQSTLHFPLLLHVKRRNICSVGKLTKW, from the exons ATGACAACTGTCTACCCAGTGCCATACTACTTGAATGATCCTAAGAATGATGAAACG GGCATCAATTATGAGGTCAATGGCATTTTGATGGTGAATGGAGGTGGTTGTCATGACTTCATCTTCTATATCACCTCTTCTGTTAAAACGTCTGATG GGATCATACTGACTGAAGAATTAAGTCAGTCTAGCGAGATCAATCTACCCCCCACGATCAGTGCTCAGACTTATGGATACTCTATCTTGAG GTATAAGTATCTTATGCAATCTACTCTTCATTTCCCCTTGCTCTTGCACGTGAAACGTAGAAACATTTGTTCAGTTGGAAAACTAACAAAGTGGTAG
- the LOC125860816 gene encoding uncharacterized protein LOC125860816 isoform X3 has product MTTVYPVPYYLNDPKNDETGINYEVNGILMVNGGGCHDFIFYITSSVKTSDGIILTEELSQSSEINLPPTISAQTYGYSILRFALTWCLCVLV; this is encoded by the exons ATGACAACTGTCTACCCAGTGCCATACTACTTGAATGATCCTAAGAATGATGAAACG GGCATCAATTATGAGGTCAATGGCATTTTGATGGTGAATGGAGGTGGTTGTCATGACTTCATCTTCTATATCACCTCTTCTGTTAAAACGTCTGATG GGATCATACTGACTGAAGAATTAAGTCAGTCTAGCGAGATCAATCTACCCCCCACGATCAGTGCTCAGACTTATGGATACTCTATCTTGAGGTTCGCTTTGACATGGTGCCTCTGTGTCCTG GTATAA